The stretch of DNA GGCGCCACGCGACCCGCGGTGAGCACCCGCTCCACCGTTCGCACGGGGAGCCGGAAGAGCGGCGGGAGCGCGAGCGTCAGGATGAAGACGCGCGCCAGCATCGTGAGCACGTGCTCGCGATAGCGGGTGCTCGTCGAATCAGTCACCGGACGTCAGCAGTTTCGCGTCCACGAGATCGTCGAGCAGCTCGTCCAGGTCCGCACGCATGGTTCGCTCGTCGATGTCGTACTCGGCGCAGAGTTGGCGCACGATGTCGTCCCGCGAACGGGTGCCGTCGCAGAGTGCCCACACCCGGCTGCCGACTTCGTCGAGCGAGAAGTACTCACCGCCGCGCCCGTCGAGCAGGACGAGCATGTCTCCGGACGTCTGCGTGAGGACGTGCTCGCGCGGCCTGGGATAGTCGTTCACAGCCTGCATGCCATCGTTCCCTTCTGCGGCAGCGGGCGGGACGCCTCGTTCGGCGCCCCGCCCGGACCGCATGGACTAGAAGGTGAACCGGGTAAGCCTCCTGAGGAGGCCGAGCCTCCGCAGGTGGGGTTTCCGGTACGCGCGACGAACGGTCACATGAACCTCCTTGGGCTGAGGAAAAGGGAACTGCCGGATACCTGGAGGCCGGTGGTGTCGCGCCCCCTCGCGCGACACCCCGGTTTCACACCGCGTCAGTCGCGGATCAGCACCCACGCCGTGCCGCCGGGCTGGCCGCGGGCCTCGAGCCAGATCTGGTTGCTGTTGCCGGGCCGCATCGATTCCCGGACGTTCAGCGTCGTCTTCAGACCGTTGCCGATGTCCTTCACGACGTACTTCCTGCCGTTCACCGTGACGTGCAGCTCGGTCAGGCCGGGGAAGCCGTTGTGCACCTCGACCCAGTACTCCGCCTGCGGGATCTGGTCGAAGCGCATGGTGATCGGCTTGCCGTAATACCGCTCCAGCGTCACGTCGATCGGGTCGCAGTCCGTGCTGTTGCCGGCGACGTCGCTCACCCGGAGCGCCAGCTGCGAGCTGGACGCCTGGTTGATCTTGGTCGCACGCACGACCACTTCCCCGGTCGTTCCGGTGGTGAACGGGGGTACGACTGCGTCGAGGTTGTTGGCCGTCGTCACCTGGATGCTCGCCAGGCCGCTCGCCTGGTCGCGGGCCGTCACCTCGATGTACTTGCGACCGCTGCCGTCCGTCCCCTGTCCGGAGAGGAAGCACGCCGGCGGCGTGGTGTCACCGCCGTCCGAAACGGATGCGATGCTGAGATCCGAGAGGACCGGACTCTCACCACTCGACGACGAGCGCAGCGTGACGCGCACCTGGATGAAGCGGCCGGTCAGGCTGAAGGCGACGTTGTTGGAGACCGGCGCGAACGCCTGGCCGCCGAGTCCCGCCTCCGTGTCCGCCGCGCGCGCTTCGACCGTGATGCTGGCGCCGGACGGGACCGAGCCCTCTGCCTCGGTGTTCCACTGGATCGTTCCCCACTCCGTGCCCGCCGCACCGCCGTCCTGCACGATGGTCCACGAGCCCTGCGGTGCCGTCGAGCCGAACAGCTGCGCGCCCGTCATGTCGCTGTAGTTGTACGGCGACGGTGTCGGCCGACCGCCCGGGCCAGCCGGGAAGTTGACGACCAGGTCGACGGCGCCGATCGGCGTCACGCCATCCGCGCCGATGCCGCCGCCCGCCGGATCGATACGCGTAGCGGTGTTGGAGTTGAGGTTTGCGCTCCACACCTTGCCGTCCGCGTCGATCGAAACGCCCGTGCTGCCCGCACCCTGCGGGTTGGGCACATTGCCTACGAACGTGCCGTCGTTCTTCAGGTGGCCGATCGTGCAGTTGGCGCCGCAGAACAGGGACGAGCTGACCCAGACGTCGCCATTGGCGTCCACGGCCAGCCCCTGCGCGTTGCCGCTGCCGTGCGAGAACGGCCCCAGGATGGTCGCGCCATCCGGGCTGATCTTTCGCACCACGTTGCCGGACAGCTGTGTCGCCCAGACCCAGCCGTCCTTGTCGATCGCGAGGCCGTAGTTGGCGATCTGAATGCAGACGGGGTTCGTTCCCGGCACCGTCGGTGCGTCCGGATCCCACCGCAACAGGCCGCTGCTGCCGCCATTGGCCGACCAGATCACGCCGTTCGCGTCGATCAGGCCGCCGTAGCCGCCGCACGGCACTGTCGTCACGGGCGTTTCCACCGTGCCGGTCGCGCCGTCCACCCGGACGAAGCCCCTCACGCCCGTGAAGCTGCCCACCCACAGCTTGTTGCTCGCGTCGATGCTCATGTGACGCGAGTCACCAAAGCCGAAGGTGTCCGTGTCCACGTGGTGCAGGATGCATTCGTCGACCGCCTCCGTCACGTCCGAGGTGCTGCCCGGCCAGGCCAGGACGTCGCCGTAGCCGGTCGACGTCTCGATCGTGCCGTTGCCGTTCCGGTCGACGCACTGGTTCAGCTCGGCGAGCCCCACGTGCGTCACACCGCCCCGGCCGCGATGCCCGACCCACACGCTGCCATCGATGGCCACGGTGGTGCGCGACGATTGCGTG from Longimicrobiales bacterium encodes:
- a CDS encoding PqqD family protein; the protein is MQAVNDYPRPREHVLTQTSGDMLVLLDGRGGEYFSLDEVGSRVWALCDGTRSRDDIVRQLCAEYDIDERTMRADLDELLDDLVDAKLLTSGD